One Candidatus Roseilinea sp. genomic region harbors:
- a CDS encoding transcriptional regulator — translation MSVSSSQVPSLQVALLRSNRRSHERYGLRAPVVRIGRGVLGPHDIPLPPDDLRASREHARLVFEDGAWFLEDYSRNGTMVNGRLLRKERAKLSSGDNIRIGDSFDVVFCYLGDTMPAEDAADVALCTAPSAQPAESPAVQVGLWISPSATVWRDGKRLSAFLSHTEYRLMKYLMQHANNVCDYDAVIQAVWGARRHRDSLHELIYRVRRKIEPDPARPRYLIIRSGLGVVLFPQGGGAEQEAFK, via the coding sequence ATGAGCGTGTCGTCAAGCCAGGTCCCATCGCTGCAAGTAGCGCTGCTGCGATCGAACAGACGCTCTCATGAACGCTATGGCCTGCGCGCGCCTGTCGTGCGCATCGGTCGTGGCGTGCTTGGCCCACATGACATCCCGCTCCCCCCCGATGACCTGCGCGCTTCGCGCGAACATGCCCGCCTGGTGTTTGAGGATGGCGCGTGGTTCTTGGAGGATTACAGCCGTAACGGCACGATGGTGAACGGCCGGTTGCTGCGCAAGGAAAGAGCCAAGTTGTCGAGCGGCGACAATATCCGGATCGGCGATTCGTTCGACGTCGTGTTTTGCTATCTGGGCGACACTATGCCGGCGGAGGATGCGGCTGATGTCGCGCTGTGCACTGCGCCGTCAGCCCAACCGGCCGAGTCGCCCGCCGTGCAAGTCGGCTTGTGGATCAGTCCCAGCGCGACGGTGTGGCGCGACGGCAAGCGGTTGTCGGCCTTCCTCTCGCACACCGAGTACCGCTTGATGAAATATCTCATGCAACACGCCAACAACGTGTGCGATTACGACGCGGTGATTCAGGCCGTGTGGGGCGCCCGGCGCCACCGAGACAGCTTACATGAGCTGATCTATCGCGTGCGCCGAAAGATTGAGCCGGACCCAGCCCGGCCGCGTTACCTGATCATCCGCAGCGGCCTCGGCGTGGTTCTCTTCCCGCAAGGAGGGGGCGCGGAACAGGAGGCGTTCAAGTGA